Part of the Paenibacillus sp. FSL R7-0273 genome is shown below.
CAGCCTGCTGCGTGAAGTGGGATTGGACAGCTCTTACCGGAAGAAGTATCCCCATGAACTGTCCGGAGGGCAGGCCCAACGGGTATGCATTGCAAGGGCTGTTTCAACGGAGCCCCGGTATATCCTCCTGGATGAAGCCGTCAGTTCACTGGATGCATCCGTTCAATTTCAGATATTGGAGCTGCTGAAGAAGCTGAAGGAAGCGTACGGCATGAGCTATATATTTATCACACATGATATTCAGGCGGCTGCCTATTTATGTGACCGGATGATGTTTGTCCGCAGCGGTCAAATCGAAGAGATCGTATCCGCCCGGCGGTTAAACGAGGTACAGTCCGAATACTCCAAAGCGATGCTGCAGATGGCATTACGTATAACTGACGGCGGGGCCGGGAAGGAGAGTCGTATATTGTGAAGGGAGTCCTGGCGTGGCCCTTTCTGAGATTGTATCTGCTGACATTTTTGTATTTCAGCGCCAATTCGATTTTGAATGTAATTATACCCTTGAAAGGTGAATCACTCGGTGCCAGCAATTCGACCATAGGTGTAGTCATGGGGGCTTATTTATTTACAACGATGTTCCTGCGCCCCTGGGCAGGTCAGGTCATTTATCGACAGGGTCCTGTAAAGGTGCTGCGGATCATTCTGCTTATCAATGCCGTAGCTTTATCACTTTATACCTTTACAGGATTAGGCGGATATTTCTTTGCACGGATGCTGCAAGGTATATGCACAGCCTTTTTCTCCATGTCGCTGCAGCTGGGCATCATCGATTCACTGCCCGAAAAGGACCGTTCACAAGGTATTTCAATGTATTCGCTCTGCGCTTCGTTACCCGGAGTCATTGGGCCATTAATGGCAGTGAATATTTGGGAGACCGGGAGCATGAGTGTTTTTTCAGTAACACTTATCAGCATGGCTGTGCTTACCGGTGCTTTTGGCTTCAGTGCCACGATGAAGGCTGCAGATATCCGTCCTGTGCCTCAGCAGGCTGACAGGCAGGGCTCCTTTAGCCAGCTATTCACGAACCCGCACTTATTTCTCTGTAGTATTCTGATGCTGGGTTCATCCGTTGTTTTCGGTGGAGTAACAACGTTTATTCCCTTGTACGCAGGGCAGATCGGGCATGCAAGCGCAGCTCTCTATCTGATGCTGCAGGCGGGGATGATAGTAGCAGCAAGATTCTTTTTGCGTAAAAAAATACCCTCGGACGGCAAATGGCATCCTGGCTTTGTAAAAGGGATCATTTTGTCTCTTACTGCTGCTTCCCTATGCACTGGACTATCCGGTTATGGCGGATTTGCAGTTTTCTATTGCGGAGCTTTGCTAATGGGCTTGGCCCAAGCGATGCTGTATCCGACATTAACCACCTATTTGACCTTCGTTCTGCCGGAGTCCAAGCGCAACGTACAAATCGGGTTATTCATTGCTATGGCTGACCTGGGCGTATCACTTGGTGGGGTAATGCTTGGTCCTGTTGCCGACTTGTTATCCTATTCCTGGATGTATATGATTTGCGCCATACTTGGAGCAGGGCTGCTGCTCTTTATTTCCAGGCAGCAGCTCCGCTTGCATCATGAGAATTGAAATAATCCTTATTGTTCATTCATGTCACAGCAAGGGGTCTGGTCTGCAGATAAAGGTCCAGATCCGGGCTGGACCCTGTGAGGATCTTGTCGGAGACAATTTTGGCTAAAACCCCGTTGTACACAGTGCCGTTATCTCCATAAGCCATAATCATATAGCAATGCGGATAGGCATCATATTGGCCGATGATTGGCATGCCGTCGTGCGTTCCTCCATAAAAGGCACCCAGATAGTATTCCGGTACAGCCTGAATATCCGGGAATAGCTCGCTAAACGCCTCAATCAGCTTATCCTTGCTTGCAAGGATTCTGGAATCCCTTGTTTCAGCATAGGCCGTATCCTTGTCCATGCCTCCAATGATAATCCGGTTGTCGGGTGTTGTACGCATATACACATAAGGGCGTGCAGTTTCCCATATTAAGGTTCGTTTATGCCAGCTTGAAAAATCGGCGATAGGCCTTGTGATTACAGCATAAGAGCTGGCCAGTGTAGCATTTTTTTCTACTTTAAAATCACTGTCTTCATAACCTGCTGCGATAATAACATGTCTGGCCCTAATTTCCCGGTGCTCTTTGGTATAGAAGAGGGCATAATCCTGTTCGAAACGTCTGCCTGTTATCTCTGTATTTTCAAATATCAAGCCTCCCAGTGACTTAACCTTCTCAAGCAGACCGTAAACGAATTTAAGCGGATTCATCTCAGCATCATCGTGATAGTACAGTGCGGACTCTTTCTGAAAGGGATACAGGGCGGATATTTGCCGCGCATCCCACAGATCCACTTTGAACCCGTATTTCTTAAGGAGAGCATGCTCACTGACCAGGTCTGATACATCCTCTTTGCAGCTAGCATAATACAGGCTGTCCCGTCTGATAAATTCAGGATTTATGGGTAGCTGGCTGCTTACCCGCTCAATGTCGTTAATAGACTGCTCACATAGCTTGAGATGACGTGCAGCAGCCTCCTCACCAAAAGAATGGCTCAGGGAAACAAAGCTTTTTTCTCCTGCGTACTGTATTAATGCTGTATTGGTGCTAGTGCTGCCTTCTCCCGCTTTTCTTTTGTCGACTATAACGACAGACATCCCTTGCTCACACAGGAGATTTGCACACTGGGCGCCTGAGCTGCCTGCACCAATGATCAGGACATCACAGGATATGTTCTCTTCGAGCTTGGGATAAGAAGGGGGGGCAGCGACCGTTGTCGGCCAGTACAATTTACCGCTTTGCAGATCCATATTCAGTCTCTCCCTTATTCATATTCGACACTTAGTATGGACACTTAGCAGTGACCCGATGCAAGATGTTTTGCTGCTGTTCATGAAATAGCATAAATATTACTTGCATAAGCAGCTGGTTACCTAGGAAAACTTCCATGGAACGATCAAGCAGTGAGATTTGATTTCCGGGAGGTTAAAACAATGACAACTCAGGATCCGAAGGAGCTTCTAAAGAAAAAACACGAGCAGGATGAGCACAAACGGCAGTTCACCAATTTTGCCCGCAGCGTAAGCGGTCACGGCGAGGAAGAAGCAGGCCAGGAATTCAGTAATGACCGGGTGTCTGATGATCAAAACCGTATGAAATCTGTAGAGAACAAACGCGATTAACCC
Proteins encoded:
- a CDS encoding ABC transporter ATP-binding protein; the protein is MLTVNDVDKSYSGGGMFFSRSKQVLHNISFTLDAGEILGIIGESGSGKSTLGRLLLGIEKPDRGTIQFEGRDIGERAGRQGRISAVFQDYTSSIHPYYSVEKALTEPLKLQGRSNAEINRKINSLLREVGLDSSYRKKYPHELSGGQAQRVCIARAVSTEPRYILLDEAVSSLDASVQFQILELLKKLKEAYGMSYIFITHDIQAAAYLCDRMMFVRSGQIEEIVSARRLNEVQSEYSKAMLQMALRITDGGAGKESRIL
- a CDS encoding NAD(P)/FAD-dependent oxidoreductase; protein product: MDLQSGKLYWPTTVAAPPSYPKLEENISCDVLIIGAGSSGAQCANLLCEQGMSVVIVDKRKAGEGSTSTNTALIQYAGEKSFVSLSHSFGEEAAARHLKLCEQSINDIERVSSQLPINPEFIRRDSLYYASCKEDVSDLVSEHALLKKYGFKVDLWDARQISALYPFQKESALYYHDDAEMNPLKFVYGLLEKVKSLGGLIFENTEITGRRFEQDYALFYTKEHREIRARHVIIAAGYEDSDFKVEKNATLASSYAVITRPIADFSSWHKRTLIWETARPYVYMRTTPDNRIIIGGMDKDTAYAETRDSRILASKDKLIEAFSELFPDIQAVPEYYLGAFYGGTHDGMPIIGQYDAYPHCYMIMAYGDNGTVYNGVLAKIVSDKILTGSSPDLDLYLQTRPLAVT
- the cntE gene encoding staphylopine family metallophore export MFS transporter CntE, which produces MKGVLAWPFLRLYLLTFLYFSANSILNVIIPLKGESLGASNSTIGVVMGAYLFTTMFLRPWAGQVIYRQGPVKVLRIILLINAVALSLYTFTGLGGYFFARMLQGICTAFFSMSLQLGIIDSLPEKDRSQGISMYSLCASLPGVIGPLMAVNIWETGSMSVFSVTLISMAVLTGAFGFSATMKAADIRPVPQQADRQGSFSQLFTNPHLFLCSILMLGSSVVFGGVTTFIPLYAGQIGHASAALYLMLQAGMIVAARFFLRKKIPSDGKWHPGFVKGIILSLTAASLCTGLSGYGGFAVFYCGALLMGLAQAMLYPTLTTYLTFVLPESKRNVQIGLFIAMADLGVSLGGVMLGPVADLLSYSWMYMICAILGAGLLLFISRQQLRLHHEN